GAACGGCAGCAGCACGGCACCGTTGCAGTGGTCAGCCACGGCGCCGCCATCCGTACTTGGGCGGGGCTGCGGGCCGAGGGTGCAGACCACGAGTTCGCTGCACGCCATGTCCTGGCCAACACCGGAATCGTGGCGCTCGAGGGCAGCTTGACGACCGGCTGGACCCTGATCCACTGGGACGGAAGCCCGGTGGGCGGCCTTGCCCTGGCAGACCCGACCGCGGAGGACCCGACAGGTCGGGACGTAGCCGCCCCCTAGGCCTGCTGCCGGTGGCGCCGGGAGGGAAGTGCCCGCTGCGCGGGACACGGACGGGCGACGATCCCGCCGGGCCTGCTCCCGCGGGCCCCTTGAAAGCCTTCACTGCGGGACGGTACCCCGGGTATCAGCCGCGCTGCCATCGCTGCGGCAGCTGCCGCCGTCGGCCGTTCCCGGGGATCCATGGCCGTAACGGACCGCAGCAGGGGAACCCAGGCGCCAAGGTGGCCGGGGATGTCCGGGGACCGCAGGGTGCGGGCCACGAGGGATTCGATGGCGGTGCCGGGAAACGCTTTGGTGCCCGTGAGGAGCTCCAGCAGGACCAGCCCCATGGCGTACACATCCCAGGACGGCGCCGCTGTCCCGCCGGATGCCTGCTCGGGGCTCATATAGTGCACTGTGCCGGACGAGATTCCTGGCTCGGGCGCCGAGCCGGTTGCGGTGGCAATCCCAAAATCGATGATCCGGACCGGACTTCTCCGCAGGCCGCTCAGCATCAGGTTTGCGGGCTTGATGTCACGGTGCACCAGCCCGTTGGAGTGAAGGTACGCGAGCGCACCGAACAGGCCGCGGGCCCAGAGGGCCACATCAGCGGGGGTGGGACTTTCCAGCCGTATGGTTTCGGCCAGGGTCGCCCCCAGGGCCAGCTCCTCCACAAGATAGGGCCGTCCCGCATGGCTCCCGCCGCCGCCCACCACGCCCTGGCCCAGCAGCTTCACGATGGATGGGTGGGTGAGGCCGGCAAGGACGGAAGCTTCGTTCCGGATCCGCTGGTGCTGCTTCCGGCCGCTGGCTGCCGCGATCTTCACGGCCACCTCCGGACCGCCCTCCAGGTCCACCGCCCGAAAGACTTCGGCAGCTGCTCCCCTGCCGAGGCGCTCCCTCAGCTGGTAGCGGCCTGCCAGCGGCGCAGCGGCATTCAGCGACGAATGCGTGGGCGCCGGCACTGCCGTCCCCGCGGCACTCATGCGGGAAAGGCTGCGGTATGGTGTGCGCCGCTGGAATCAGTCGTCCATGCATCGAGCTGGAACCCGCAGGCGCAACGCCACACAGGCGGAAGTTCGGTGCTTCCGGCATCGGTCGGGGCAAAGGTGTAGCTGGCGCGCTCCCACCCGAGCGCCGGCGTCACCAGCTGCATCGGTGAACCGCAATGGACAGCGGCCTTTCCCTGCGGCGCTGTGGTGCCGTCCAGGGTGGATCGCGTCAGGTCCAGGTGCCCATCCGGGATGGTCGCACCCATGCGGGGCTCACGCGGTGAAACTTCGGTGAAAGAAACCAACACACTCACGACTCCGTTGTGAAGCAACTTCAGGAACAATCGTAAGCTTACATATAACTAGCCGAACTAGCTAGTCAGGCTAGTGAACTTTTAATTCCGCGCCTTCGCCCGCCTGGAGCGATTCGGTCATGCGCTGGAGGAAGTCGACCACAGTCCGGGCCTCCTCTGCGGTCAGGCCTTCAGCAACCACCATCATCCGGCGATGCATGGCACCGAGGGTCTCCCGGACCTCCTTGTCCGACTCCCCGGTGGGGACCACCACCACGGAGCGGCGGTCGGAGGGGTGCGCCTCCCGGCGGACATGCCCGCTGGCTACGAGGCGGTCAATCAGCGAGGTGGTGGAAGCGCTAGTAATATTGAGGAACCGGCTGAGATCCTTGGGGACAACCTGCTTGCCAGACGCCTGGACCCTCAGCAGGTACCGCAGGGCAAGGATGTCCGTCTCGCCCATGCCCATGGAATCCCTGGTGCTGCGGCGGATTTCGGTCTCGGCCGCCCGGTAGTCCCGGAGCGCCTTCAGTACCGCCGCACTGTAGTCCAGTTGCCCGTCGGGTCCGTACCAGTAGCCGGATCCCTCGTTGCCCATAGAAGCCATGGCATCATTTTAGACCAACTGGTAACTAGACCGCCAAGTAACTTCCTTTCCCGGCCGCCGGAGGCGTTATCCCGGTGCTAACCGCCAGGAAACACCTGCGTAACTCCCCGCGCCTAGCCTTATCAGGCATACCCCTCCGGCGAATCGAGGAAGATATGCAGACCAACCCCAGGCTCAACATCCGGCAGGTCTCCTGGTCCAATCCCGTTGGCGCGGACCTTCGCCGCGCGCAGCAGGCCGAACTCGACGCCCGCTTTGGCCGGCCCGACCACGAGCCCGGGCCGCCGCCGTCGGGCGCAGACTGCGCTGTCTTCCTGGTGGCCTACGACAAAGGATCGGGGCAACCGGTGGGCTGCGGTGGGCTCCGGCTCCTGGATGGAACAACCGCCGAAATCAAGCGGCTCTACGTGCTGCCCTACACCCGGGGCTCCGGCGTCGCCAGCTCCATCCTCGCGGCACTGGAAGCCGAAGCGTTCAGCCAGGGCATCACCAGGATCAAGGCCGAAGCCGGATCGGCGCAGCCTGACGGCCGGAACTTCTACGAGAATTCCGGATTCGAATCCATCCCGAACTTCGGGCCCTACATCGGCGTGGAGCACTCGCACTGCTACGCCAAGCGCATCAACGCCCACAGCGCCGCCCAGACCGCCATGGCCTAGCACCAGCTCCGTCACACTCGGATCGCGGGCAGCAGCTTGGGTAACCTCGGCCTATGGAAACAGCAGACATCACCTTCCGGACCCGCAAATGGGTCCGGCCTGAGGACCTCAACGCCAACGGGACCCTCTTTGGCGGCAGCCTGCTGAAATGGATTGACGAAGAAGCCGCCATCTACGCCATCCTCCAGCTGGGAAACGGCCGCGCAGTCACCAAGTACATTTCGGAGATCAACTTCGTCAGCTCCGCGGTCCAGGGCGACCTGATCGAAATGGGACTGACAGCCACGCGGTTTGGCCGGACCTCGCTGACGATGCGTGCCGAGGTCCGCAACATGATCACCCGGCAAAGCATCCTCACCATCGAGGAGATCGTTTTCGTGAACCTGAACCAGGACGGGAAGCCCGAGCCGCACGGCTACACGGAAATCACCTACGACAGGGACAGGATCCCCACCCACCACCTCAGCGGGACCGCCGTCAAGGACTGACGCCGCCCACGACAAAGGTTTTCCCCGGGTTTACGCCGAGGGCCCCAGCCGTTTCACCAACTGGTCCAAAGTGAGCAGCCGGGCTGTTTATCGAATCGATAGCTATAACAGCCCGTTTTTCGTCATGCCCGGCTATAGGCTGTGCGGACATGCTCCGATTCCAGTCCAGAAATGAGTCCTGATCGTGCGTACATTGAAGACTTTGGTTGCCGCCGCCGTTGCCGCCACCCTGCTCGCCGGCTGCGGCGGGGCTTCCACCCCGCCGGCTTCGACCGGTGAGGCCTCCGGCGCTCCGGCAGGAGCCTCCGGGGACACCCTGGTGATCTACACCAACTCCAACGGCGAAGGCCGGGGCGACTGGTTGGCCGCCAAGGCGGCCGAGGCCGGATTCAAGATCGAAATCGTGGGGGCCGGGGGCGCCGATGCCACCAACAAGCTCATTGCGGAGAAGAACAACCCCATCGCCGACGTCGCCTTCGGCCTGAACAACATGTACTTCTCGCAGGTCAAGAACGAAGGCGCGCTGGAGGCCTACCAGCCCGCATGGGCCGGCGATGTGGACAAGGGCCTGGGCGACGGCGAGACCTACTGGCCCCTGGTGAAGCAGGCGATCCTCCTGGGCTACAACTCGGACAAGATCAGCAAGGACGCCGCACCAAAGGACTGGACGGACTTGTGGACCAAGGATGAGTTCAAGAGCCGCTACGAGCGGGTCACCGGCCTGGGCACGGCCACGGCGCAGCTGGTTTTCGCCGGCATCCTCTCCCGGTACCGGGACGACTCCGGGGATCTGGGGATCTCCGACGACGGATGGAAGCAGGTTGAGCAGTACTTCAAGAACGGCAGCCCCGCAGTGGCCAAAACCGACCTGTTTGCCCGCATCGCCTCCGGCGAAGTGGACATGGGCCAGATGCCGTCCTCGATCATTGCCGACCGCGAAAAGTCCTTCAAAGTGAACGTGGACACGGTCATCCCTTCTGTGGGGGTCCCCCTTGCCGTGGAGCAGATCGCCCTGGTGAAGGGAACCAAGAAGAAGGAGCAGGCGCAGAAGTTCATCGACTGGTTCGGCAGCGGAGACGTCCAGGGTGAATTCGCGCAGAAGTTCAACTCCATGCCGGTCAACAAGGCCGCCCAGGCAAAGGCCAATCCCGAGGTGGTGGACTTCTTTGCCGGCCTTAAGCAGCAGGACATCGACTGGGACTTCGTCCAGAAGAACATGGGCGCCTGGGTGGAGAAGATCGAACTCGAGTACATGACGTAACCCCGCACTGCCAGCCGCCGTTCCCGCGTTCCATCAGACAGGGTTGCCATGATCCGCTTGGAAGACATTGAAGTTACCTTTGGCGGTTTCACCGCCATTCCGCATCTGGACCTGCATGTCCAACCGGGCGAATTCTTCACCCTGCTGGGGCCCTCCGGCTGTGGAAAGACGACGGCGCTGCGCACCCTGGCCGGCTTCATCCAGCTTACCAGGGGTACCGTCCGGGTGGACGGGAAGGACGTGACCCGCCTTCCAAGCGACAAGCGGCAGGTGGGCATGGTGTTCCAGAACTATGCGCTGTTCCCGAGCATGAGCGTATGGGAGAACATCGCCTTCGGGCTCCGGGTCCGGAAGGAAAAACCTGCCGACAGCGACCGCCTGGTGCGGGACATTGCACGGCGCGTGGAACTCAGCGACGAGCAGCTGGCGAAGAACGTGGCCGAGCTGTCCGGCGGCCAGCAGCAGCGCGTGGCTGTTGCCCGCGCCCTGGTGCTGCGGCCCAAGATCCTGCTGCTGGACGAGCCACTGTCCAACCTCGACGCCAAGCTCCGGCACCAGCTGCGCCAGCAGCTCAAGGACCTGCAGAGCGAATTCGGCATCACCACCGTGTACGTCACCCACGACCAGGACGAGGCCCTTGCCATGAGTGACCGGGTGGCGGTCTTCAACAAGGGGGTGGTGGAACAGGTTGGGACGCCCCAGGAAATCTACGACCATGCCGCTACGGAGTTCGTCTGCAACTTCATTGGTGACAGCTCAGCCCTGACGCCGGACTTCGTGGCGGAGGTCAACCGGCTCTCCGGTGCCGGCCTCAGCACGGATGCCAAGTCCTACCTGCGCGTGGAAAAGGCCTCCCTGGACCGGCCCGCGGACGGGGGCACCGCCGTCGGGCTTGCCGCCACCGTGGTCTCCCGGACCTACCACGGCCTGCACAGCCGGTATGTGGTCCGCAGCCATGGCGCGGACATCCGCCTCCTGGTCCGGGAAGACGGCGCCGCACACCCTGAGGCCGGCACGGCTACAACGGTCTACGTCCAGCCCGGGCACATCCTCCAGTACCATCCGGGAACAGGCGCCGCCCTTGCACAGGACCAGGCGGTCGCCCTGCCATGAGCAGCACCAACGCGGTGCGCAGCATGGCCCGCTCCCCTTTCGTCCTGGTGGTGGGGGTCATCCTCACCTGGTTCATAACCGCGTTCCTGGTGTGGCCCAACGTGAACATCCTGATGGCCACGTTCTTCCCCGACGGCAGCTTTTCGGGGCGCGCCGCGGAGAAGCTGTTCTCCTCCCAGCGGGCCATGAAGGCACTGGGCAACAGCTTCCTGCTGGCCGTGGCGCTGTCCGTCACCGTCAACCTGGTGGGCGTCTTCATCGTCCTGGTGACGCAATACTTCAGGATCCGCGGCTCGAGGATCCTGTTCCTGGGCTACGCCTCCACCTTCATTTACGGCGGCATCGTGCTGGCGGCGGGGTACAAATTCATCTACGGGGACAAAGGCATCGTCACGTCGCTGCTGGTCCGGGTTTTCCCCGGAATGGATCCCGGCTGGTTTTCCGGGTTCTTTGCCGTGCTGGCGGTCATGACCTTTGCCACCACCACCAACCACATGCTGTTCGTTGCCAATGCCCTCAAAGGCATCGACTACCAGACCATCGAGGCCGCGCGGAACCTTGGCGCCTCCACATGGACCATCCTGCGGCGCATCGTCCTGCCGATGCTCAAGCCCACGCTGTTCGCCGTCACCATCCTGTCCTTCCTCACCGGCCTGGGCGCCCTGAGCGCCCCGCAGGTGCTGGGCGGCCGTGATTTCCAGACCATCACACCGATGATCCTGACGTTCACCAACAGCCCCACCTCGCGTGACCTGGCGGCGCTGCTGGCCGTGATCCTTGGCCTGGCCACCATGGTGATGCTCGCCGTGATGTCCCGGCTGGAGAAGGGCGGCACCTACTTTTCGGTGTCAAAGGTGTCTTCCGAGCTGCAGAAGCAGGACATTGCCAACCCCGTGGCCAACGTGGCCGTGCACGCCGTGGCCTATCTCCTCTTTGCCGTCTACACGCTTCCCGTGGTGCTGATCGTGCTTTATTCGTTTGCCGACGGCGCGGCCATCCAGACCGGACAGCTCTCGTTTTCCAACCTGACGCTGGACAACTACGTCCGCGTCCTCACCCAACAGTCCGGGCTGCGGCCGTTCATCGTCAGTGTGGTGTACAGCGCACTGGCGGCGGTCATCGCCGTGGGCGGCCTGCTCTTCGTGGCGCGGCTGCTGCAGAAGTACAAAAACTGGGTGGCCTCAGCCTTCGAGTACCTGCTGCACATCCCGTGGATCCTGCCCTCCGCGCTGCTGGCCCTGGGACTGATCGTCAGCTACGACCACCCCAATCCTCTGGTGGGCGGCGCCGTCCTCACCGGAACAACGGTGATCCTGCTCATCGCCTTCGTCACGGTAAAGATCCCGTTCACGCTCCGGATGCTCAAGGCGTCCTTTGCCGCCGTCAACTCTTCCCTGGAAGAGGCCGCCGCCATCATGGGCGCCAAGACGCTGTATGTCTTCCGGCGCATCCTCCTGCCGCTGGTACTCCCGGCGGCAGCAGCCATCACGGCCCTGAACTTCAACAGCCTGCTGGACGACTACGACACGGCGATCTTCCTGGCCCATCCGCTGGTGCAACCGCTGGGCCTGGTGATCAAAGCCAACACCGACGGGGCCGAAGGCACCGAGGGGATCGCGAACACCTTCGTCTACACGGTGCTCCTCATGGTCATCACCGGGGTGACGATGTATCTCGTGTACGGCAGGTCCGGGCGGCGGAAGAACAGGAAGCAACTGCCCGCAGCTCCGGCCGGCCCGCAGGTCTCCGGCGCCGGACTTCCCGGCGCCCAGGCGCCGGGTGAGGACGACGCCACGCGCCCGGCAGCTGCCGTCCGCTGACTATCTCTCCGAACCGCTCCCGACGGCGGTCCGTGCGTTCCGCCGTCGGGCCAGGTTGAGCATGCGGTCACGCAGCGGCTGGGCACGGTCTGCCAGGGCGACTCGTCCGAGTGCCGAGGAGGCCACGCTCACGGCGCGGGTGCGGAGCCTCCGCTGCCGGTTGTAGGCACTCAGCGCCTGGTCCTGGTCCTGGCCGTCAGGCGCGTTGTTGAGGAGGTCGGCCAGTGTCACGGCGTCCACCAGCGATTCGCAGGCGCCGCGGCCAAGGGTGGGCATCATGGCGTGCGCGGCATCGCCGATGAGCACCATCCGGCCGCTGACGTAGGAGCGCAGATGCGGCACTGTCCACAGGCGCTGGACGAGGCATTCCTCCGGCGTGGCTGTGGCGAGGGCGCGACGGATGGCAGGTGCGTGGTCCGCAAAGCGCTCCCGGGCCTGTTCCAGGGCTGACGGAACATCAATTCCGTAGGGGCCCAGTCCTGACCGGTAACTGGCGTACCAGAAGGACCCGCCCCGGGCGGCGGCCATGCCGAACAGGTCGCCGCGGCCCCAGTACTCGCCCACCTCGTCCGGAGCGACCGGCGTCGGGAGGGTTCCCCGGAGGGCAAGGTAAGGCGTCAGGCGGGCCTCGGTGGCGCTGCCCCATCCCGCACGGCGAACCATGCTGTGGACGCCGTCGGCGCCCACGACGAGGCTGCCGTCCGCGGGGACTGACTGCACGGTGTCGGTGATCCGGCGAACGGCGGCGGGCACGGCGCCATCCAACAGCCGGACCAGGTCGATCCGGGAAATGCCGAACATCTCCCCGGCATCGACGGTGATCCACGGTTCACCCTGGGCGTTCCGGACCGATCCGCTCCCCAGCACCGGGCTCACGGCCCGCGCCTGGTCCAGTATTCCCAGCCGGGCCAGGGCGCGTTGGGCGTTGGGCCACATGCCGAGGGCGTTGCCGACGGTGGGCAGTTCCGGCCGTTTCTCGTGCACCGTCACGCGGAAGCGGTTGGGGTCCAACGCCGCAGCAAGGGCCAGCCCGGCAATGCCGCCGCCAACAATCGTGATCGTTTCCATGCGCCTCATTTTACTACTTTTGTAGTGAACCGGAAGGGGCCCGATTACACTGAACGCATGCCGGACCGACGTACCCAGTTGCTCGATGCCGCCCTGGCCGTGGTGGCGGACAAGGGCATGAAGGGGCTCACCCACCGGGCCGTGGACACCGCCGCAGGCCTCTCGGAAGGCACCACGTCCAACTACTACCGGAACCGCGCAGCCCTGGTTGACGCCGCCCTGGACCGGCTTCTGGAACTGGACGCCGCCCTCCTCCGGGAACGGGGGCCTGCCGGTCCGCCCAAGGACGTGGGTGAACTGGCAGGCCAGCTCGCCTCCATGGTGGTGATGCTTGCCGGCCGTCACGCCGGCCTGACCCGGGCCCGGCTGGCACTTTCCCTGGACAAGCCGGACTCCGTGACGGCCGGTCACTTCCAGCTGGTGGGAGGCCTGGAACAGGCCCTTGCCGGGCTGGGAGTGCCGGACGCGCGGGCGCGGGCACGGGATGTGGCGGACTACGGCGACGGGGTACTGCTGCACCTGCTCACCGTGCGCCGGGATGAAGACCCCGACCCCAAGGCCATCGCGGCGGCCGTCCGGCGGCTGGTGGGCAATTGAGCCTCACCCAGCCGGCCGGCGTCGTCCTTCTCCAAATGCCCTAGGAGGAGGCGGGCCAGCCCGTGTAAGCCTCAGCCAGGTAGGCCCTGCCATGGCGGGAGGAGACCACGGAGTTCAGTTCGCCGAGCTGGCGGGCGCGGGAGAAGTCGTCCGCGTCGGCCGGGGTGTGCAGCATGGTGGTCATCCAGTAGGAGAACTGCTGGGCCTTCCACACCCTGTCCAGGGCGCGGTCGCTGTACGTGTCCAGGAGCCGGTCCGAGCCGGAGTTGTAGTGGCTGTCCAGCCCCTCGAAGAGGAACTTGACGTCGTTGATGGCCAGGTTGAGGCCCTTGGCACCGGTGGGCGGCACGGTGTGGGCGGCGTCGCCGGTCAGGAACAGGTTGCCGTGGCGCATCGGGGTGTGGACGAAGCTGCGGAACGGCAGGACCATCTTTTCCAGGACCGGACCCTCTTTAAGCTCGAAGCCGTTGCCGTTGACGCGGCTGCGGAATTCGGCCCAGATCCGGTCGTCATCCCATTCCGCCACGTTCTCCTTGGGGTCGCACTGGAAGTACATCCGCTGCACAGTTTCCGTACGCTGGCTGATCAGGGCGAAGCCGTTGGCCGAGTTGGCGTAGATGAGTTCGTCGGAGCTGCGCGGTGCCTCGGCCAGGATGCCGAACCAGGCGAAGGGGTACTCATGGAAGTACCACTTGCGGTGGGCCTCGGGGATCTGGAACCGGCAGTGGCTGCGCGAGCCGTCGGCGCCGACCAGGAAGTCGGCCTGGATCTCGAACTCGACGCCGTCGGCATCGGTGAACCAGACCTTCGGCTTGCCCTCCAGGTCGTGGACGGTGGTGTCGGTGACGCTGTAGCGGACATCGCCGCCGTCGTCCTTCCTGCGCGCGGCGAGGTCCAGGAAGACGTCCGTTTGCGGGTACAGCCACACGGATTCGCCCACGAGATCCTTGAAGTCGATGCGGTGGCTCTCGTTGTTGAAGCGCAGCTCGATGCCGTCATGCCGGTCGCCGTCGCGCAGCACCCGGTCCGAGACGCCGCTGTCCACCAGCAGGTTGACGGTTCCGTGCTCCAGGATGCCGGCGCGCACGGTGTGGGAGATTTCCTCGTGGCTGCGGATCTCGACCACCGTGGATTCGATGCCTGCCTTGGCCAGCAGATGGGAGAGCATCAGCCCTGCCGGACCGCCTCCCATGATGGCTACCTGGGTGGTGATGATTTTTCGTGCCATGGCTTTGTCTCGCTTCGTTGCGGGGGCCCGGGAAAGGGCCGGAATGGTTGCCTGGGTTCAGTGTGCGCCAGGACGGGTGACCGGCGTTACAGGCATTCCGTTGAACGGATCCGGGCAGGGGTGTGGAGGTGACCGGGTCAGGCTTCCGCCAGGCCCCGGGCAATGCCGCGGGCGGCCGTCTGCAGCGCCGGAACCAGCGCCTGCAGCCGCATTTCGCGCAGCGGAACCACGACGCCGATGGACGCCACCGCGCGCTGGCGGCGGGTAAGGACAGGCACGGCTATGCCCCAGGTGTCCGGATCCACCACGCCCTTCAGCTGCGCGAAGCCCTGGTGCGACGTATCGGCGAGCAGCGCGCGCACGTCATCGGCAGTCAGCTTTCCGTACGGGTCGTGGAACTGGCCGAGGTACTCATGCTGCAGGGCCTTGTCCTGGTGGGCCATGAGCGCCAGCCCGGCGGACGAGATATGGATGGGCATCCGGCCTGCCACCTGGGCGCGGTTGGCCACCGAGCCGCGCCGGGAGAGCCGCTCCACGAAGAGCGCCTCCCAGCCGTCCAGTACCGCCAGGTTCACGTTTTGGTTCAGGACCTGCTGGATGTCCTCCATGAAGGGCATGGCCGCCTGGCGCAGCGCCAGCGCCGGGGCGGCACGGTTCACCAGCTCCCAGAGCCGGAGGCCGGGGCGGACCATGCCGCCGGGGGCAGTCTCCAGCAGGCCATGGCCGGCGAGCTGGCCCACCAGCCTGTGCGTGGTGGTCAGTGGAAGGCCTGCACGCTCGGCAAGCTCCGACAACCGGAGGTCCGTGACGTCCTGGGGGAAGGCGGAGATCAGCCGCACAATCCGGTCCACCACCGAATCGCCCGAGCTTGAGTTCGCCACGTCCGCACGCCCTTCCGTTGAATGGGAAGTCCAGCGTACCGCGCTGGGCGAACGAAAGGCGGGTCCAACGAAAGGCCGGGCGCACCCCGGGCGCTTTCCCGGACGGCGGTCAGGCCGCCGTCGGGCCGTGATCCGGCCTGCGCCGCAGGCGACGCCACGCGCCGGGGGCGAGCACGACGGCAATGCCGACGACGGCGCCAATGACGGTCTCGATGATGCGGTCCCGCAGCAGGATGGATGCCGAGGCGGGGACCACCAGGAGCGTGGACACCAGCGCCAGGGGCGTCACGAACACCTGGGCCACAAGGTACTGGCGGATGATGAACATCTCCGCGCCGAACTGGCAGAGCGCCATCACCAGCACCGTCTGCCAGGGCTGCAGGCCCACCAGCAGGACGGCCGCCAGGACCAGCAGGCCCAGCACGGTGCCGATGATCCTTTGGATGCCGCGGCGCACCCGGTGCCTGGTGGTGTGCCCCACCAGCGGAACCACGGCGGCCACCATGGCCCAGTAGTTGTGGCCGAAGCCGAGGCGGCCGCCTGCCCACGTGGCCAACGAGCCGGCCAGGCCTGCCGCCACCAGGTAGCCGAAACCCTCAAGCCACGCCGTCCGCTTCTCTGCCGGGGTCCGCCGGATGCGGGGAGGCCTGGTCCAGGGGGTGCGGTGGCTGGGAAGAATCCGGGAGGAGAAGCCAATGAGCAGGGCGAACACCGTGGTGAGGACCGCGACCAGCATGCCCTGCCACAGCGGCGGCTGGTTGGGAATGGACGCGATGGCGGCAAAGGCGAAGATGTGGAAAAGCGATCCCGCCGGGCGCAGCCGCAGCCAGGAGATCGCCACCGAGCAGCCGCCGGCCACCAGGGTGGTGGCCAGGACCAGCAGCCAGGTGTGCGCGGCGGCATCCAGGCCCCAGGCAGGACCTATCCGGGCGGCGAGCGCGGCGAGGAGGATCACCAGCAGCATCAGCAGCCCCGCCCGCAGCTGCAGGACAAAACGGACGGCGTGCGGCTCCCCGCGGCCGTAGATTCCGGTGAAGGCACCGAACGACGCGAAGATTGCCAGGTCCAGCCGGCCCAGCAGCACCAGGGTGATCAGGGGTACGAAGACGCCGACGGCGCACCTCAGTGCCGGGTGGTGGTCCTTGTTGCCGGGGGCGATGCTGAACATCTCAGCAAGCATCTTCACGGGGGCAGCGCCTTCCTTGGGGGTGGATTCCGGGGTGGCGGCCGCGCTGACGTTCCTGGTAAATCCTACGGCCCGGACCCCCGGCACCGCCCGGTACGTTCCCATGAACGGAATCGGGAGGCAATGCGGCGGAAACAACGCCCCGTGATGCTTGAGTCATGAAGCGCCCTCCGCACAACACACCTGCCGCTGACCTGAGCTGCGAAGTCTGCGGCCGGATGCCGGAACCGCCCAAGGCGCGGCTGACCCTGGCGAACGTGGCCGCGATGCTGCCCATCGAGCTCCTGGTCCATGCGCTGGTGGTGGAGACCCACCTCCCCTATGTGGCGAAGGTGCTGGTGCTGACCCTCACCGCCACGGTCCTGGTGATCTGGGTGGCTGAGCCGTCCGCCGCCCGGATCCTGCGGGGCTGGCTGCATGCCCCGGCGCTGCGGCACCGCAACCGGCTGGCCGCGGCCCCGGCGCTGTGGCGGGCGCGGACGATGCTCCAGGACCAGCCCGGGTCGCTGCAGCGGGTGACGCGGGCGCTGTCCCGGCTGGATACGAACATCCTTGGCATCCACGTCCACCCGGTGCCGGGAGGGGTTCTGGACGAGTTCGTGCTCTCGGCTCCGGGCACCGTGGGCGAGCGGGAGTTGCTGGCAGCGCTCTCCGACGGCGGCGGGAGCCGTTCGCACGTTTGGCCCACCA
This region of Arthrobacter sp. DNA4 genomic DNA includes:
- a CDS encoding TetR/AcrR family transcriptional regulator, translated to MPDRRTQLLDAALAVVADKGMKGLTHRAVDTAAGLSEGTTSNYYRNRAALVDAALDRLLELDAALLRERGPAGPPKDVGELAGQLASMVVMLAGRHAGLTRARLALSLDKPDSVTAGHFQLVGGLEQALAGLGVPDARARARDVADYGDGVLLHLLTVRRDEDPDPKAIAAAVRRLVGN
- a CDS encoding 4-hydroxybenzoate 3-monooxygenase; translated protein: MARKIITTQVAIMGGGPAGLMLSHLLAKAGIESTVVEIRSHEEISHTVRAGILEHGTVNLLVDSGVSDRVLRDGDRHDGIELRFNNESHRIDFKDLVGESVWLYPQTDVFLDLAARRKDDGGDVRYSVTDTTVHDLEGKPKVWFTDADGVEFEIQADFLVGADGSRSHCRFQIPEAHRKWYFHEYPFAWFGILAEAPRSSDELIYANSANGFALISQRTETVQRMYFQCDPKENVAEWDDDRIWAEFRSRVNGNGFELKEGPVLEKMVLPFRSFVHTPMRHGNLFLTGDAAHTVPPTGAKGLNLAINDVKFLFEGLDSHYNSGSDRLLDTYSDRALDRVWKAQQFSYWMTTMLHTPADADDFSRARQLGELNSVVSSRHGRAYLAEAYTGWPASS
- a CDS encoding IclR family transcriptional regulator → MANSSSGDSVVDRIVRLISAFPQDVTDLRLSELAERAGLPLTTTHRLVGQLAGHGLLETAPGGMVRPGLRLWELVNRAAPALALRQAAMPFMEDIQQVLNQNVNLAVLDGWEALFVERLSRRGSVANRAQVAGRMPIHISSAGLALMAHQDKALQHEYLGQFHDPYGKLTADDVRALLADTSHQGFAQLKGVVDPDTWGIAVPVLTRRQRAVASIGVVVPLREMRLQALVPALQTAARGIARGLAEA
- a CDS encoding FUSC family protein, with product MKMLAEMFSIAPGNKDHHPALRCAVGVFVPLITLVLLGRLDLAIFASFGAFTGIYGRGEPHAVRFVLQLRAGLLMLLVILLAALAARIGPAWGLDAAAHTWLLVLATTLVAGGCSVAISWLRLRPAGSLFHIFAFAAIASIPNQPPLWQGMLVAVLTTVFALLIGFSSRILPSHRTPWTRPPRIRRTPAEKRTAWLEGFGYLVAAGLAGSLATWAGGRLGFGHNYWAMVAAVVPLVGHTTRHRVRRGIQRIIGTVLGLLVLAAVLLVGLQPWQTVLVMALCQFGAEMFIIRQYLVAQVFVTPLALVSTLLVVPASASILLRDRIIETVIGAVVGIAVVLAPGAWRRLRRRPDHGPTAA
- a CDS encoding amino acid-binding protein; the encoded protein is MKRPPHNTPAADLSCEVCGRMPEPPKARLTLANVAAMLPIELLVHALVVETHLPYVAKVLVLTLTATVLVIWVAEPSAARILRGWLHAPALRHRNRLAAAPALWRARTMLQDQPGSLQRVTRALSRLDTNILGIHVHPVPGGVLDEFVLSAPGTVGERELLAALSDGGGSRSHVWPTTALAMADGQTRALSLASRIAAAPEELPLAVAELLHATIVPPSDAGTKAADDGTRLKIPTAWHGPITFSRPGEPFTPAESARAHRLAELAEILSHRREDSRA